GCTTCCCGCCTAAACGGGAAAATTCGCCATCCTGCAGGACGTGCAAAAGCTTGGCCTGCAGCGCCGGATGCATTTCGCTGATTTCATCCAGGAATATGCTTCCGTAATTGGCCTGGTCGAATTTCCCGAGCTTCTGCCGGTTGGCGCCGGTAAACGCCCCGGGCTCGTAGCCAAACAGTTCGCTTTCCAGCAGTTCGTACGGGATGGCGGCGCAGTTGACTTTGACGAAAGGCTTATCGCGGCGCCCGGACTGGGCGTAGATCATGCGCGCCACTACTTCCTTGCCGGTGCCGCTTTCACCCCGGACGAGCACCGTGGCGGTCGTGTCTGCCACCTGCTCAATCGTCATCTTCACTTCTTCCATCTTGGGGGAAGTGCCGAACAGCATGGAGAAGTCGGCATGACGGCGGACCTGTTCGCGCAGTTGCGTGACTTCGCTGACCAGGCGCTGCTTGTCCATGACTTTGGCGATGCGGACCTCGAGCTCTTTCGGCTCGAACGGCTTGCTGACGTAGTCGTCGGCGCCCAGCTTGGAGGCCTTGAAGATGAGCGCAGGGTTATTCTGGGCGGAGAGCATGATGACCGACACGTCCGGTTTGATCTGCTTGATTCGCTCCAGGGTCTCGATCCCACCCATCCCGTTCATGGCGACATCAAGCAGCACCAGCGCGGGGTCGTACACGCGAAACATGCGAATCGCTTCTTCGCCACTGCCCACGATGTTCACGTCGAAATTGTGGCGCCCTAGATAAGTGCTGAGGTACCGCGCCATGCTGGCATCGTCGTCAACGATCAGGACTCGCGTTTTCTGCGACTGCATCCACTTCCTCCCGGACTCGTCCACCAAAGCAGAGGCAACTCCGCTACCAAAACAGCAACCGGATGACACTATTGGGAAGCTTCTTCCCGTCAATTTCCTCAATCAGTGGCACCGGAGTTACCGTTGTTCACA
The Terriglobales bacterium genome window above contains:
- a CDS encoding sigma-54 dependent transcriptional regulator codes for the protein MQSQKTRVLIVDDDASMARYLSTYLGRHNFDVNIVGSGEEAIRMFRVYDPALVLLDVAMNGMGGIETLERIKQIKPDVSVIMLSAQNNPALIFKASKLGADDYVSKPFEPKELEVRIAKVMDKQRLVSEVTQLREQVRRHADFSMLFGTSPKMEEVKMTIEQVADTTATVLVRGESGTGKEVVARMIYAQSGRRDKPFVKVNCAAIPYELLESELFGYEPGAFTGANRQKLGKFDQANYGSIFLDEISEMHPALQAKLLHVLQDGEFSRLGGKRDIAVDVRVLAATNKPLERAVEEGMFREDLFYRLNVVTIHIPPLRERREEIPVFLDFFLRKYSEFYGKQPAPFSDYAVGRMMEYNWPGNIRELENLVKRYVIVGNEPQIIRELSTHKPIMASTGSVNSPIWGIKQNDGGAAAGAAVEGPSPEPAPSDNGNGHVTEMDMPSLLEIGRRAAMQAEREAIERVLAQTRWNRRQAAKILKVSYKALLNKLKAMEEQNQIKNKQHSA